The following nucleotide sequence is from Sander vitreus isolate 19-12246 chromosome 3, sanVit1, whole genome shotgun sequence.
ACAGCATGCCTGTATGCCacgttttcttttcttgtcttttttaatACAATCAAGGTTGCATTTAAGGTTCAGATAAGATATCGGAGTCACTATGTGAAGCTCAGCTATAGTTCACATGTGTGTTTATAAGActgacagagaagaagaagagaaaggaaaGTGTTATTTTGTTGATTTGATTTTCGCTCTAGTTTCTAAATGTCACCAAAtatataagaaaataaaaactttggTTGTAAGAAATATTCTCACCCTGCTTAATACCCTGTGTTATACATTAAGGCTTAAAGATTTGTTGCATATGATTTTTACTGAATACCATTTCATTATTAATGAAGTATCCAAAGAACAAACCGATCCAGAGCTGGGGGAAATAAGTATTGACACAACTGTTTTTATATGCATTAGCCCAACATATTTGGTATTTTTTGAAAACGGTGGCTTCTTCACTAGAATTTAGACTTAACTTCTGTGAGTTTGAAATTTCTTTTGATGCACGACACAAGTTTTTTTGTGACAGTTCAGGATTTGCTTACAATATACCTTAAATGGAAAAGCAATCGATAAAAGCAAGgcaaatgcaaataaaaacaaatataactcAAACACAGGAGATTAGCTCTAAAAACACCTCCATCTCTCTGTGCGTGTCTCTCCTCAGGTGATCTCGTGTTTCCTGTACTCCCTCTACACTGAGCTGTATGTAGCCGGCGCTGTACTTGCTCTCTTTGTGGAGGTCAACAGTGTTACCCTCCACCTGAGGCTGTTGATGAAGCTGGCAGGCGCTCAGTTCTCCTCCATGTACCGCATCAACAAACTCGTCAACATCCTCACCTACATCACGTTCCGCATGGGCACCCAGGCCTACCTCACCTGGTACCTCATCCACAACTACACCTGGCTGACCAACGGTTTATTCTTCCTCATCTCCATGATAGTGATGGATATTATGATCCTGATTTATTTCTACCGCCTGCTCCGTGCAGACTTCTTGCCCCGGAGTAAGAAATCTGTGGGACACAACGGGACGTATAACAACAACTCCAAAAAGTTTCCCTGTGATTGACTGGGGAAGGTTTACAGACCTATAGgctattgtattgttatttagGATGGGAGTTTACACATTGTCTTTTTCAAACTGACACCAATTTTCGTGAAAACGGGTTCCCTTGTTGTGTCTCATTGCCAAAGAACCcctcccccaaaaaacaaaaacaaacaagatgcaATTGttcagaaatgttgaaaaagtcagaaATTTTGCACTTTTACTCTATACTAAGATTGCTTTTTTATGTATCGTGTAAAGGAATAAGTCAACATTTTGGGATATATGTTAGTTAGTCTTTCTTGGAAAGAATTGGATGAGACAattgataccactttcatgtctgtacTGAAGCTAtaccagcagccagttagcttagcttagcatatagAATGGAAACAgcgggaaacagctagcctggctctgtccaacaattaaaaaaaacacccattAAACCACACCTTGTCTTTTCACACTTTGGTTTatgtacaaattaaacaaacaatacatgtGTTAAATAATGAGCTTCAGAGGTGCCGCTAGGCAGAGCCAGGCCTTGTTTCCAGTCAAACTGGTAATGGCTGTAACCTTCTAtctacagacatgagagtggtgtcaATCGTTTCATCAAACATATcagcaacaaattaaaaaaagcatattctcataaatgttgaactattacTTAAACATAAACTTTAGCATCACGTAACCTCAAaggagtagtttgacattttgggaaatacgcctTTTCACTTTCttgattgataccactctcatgtctgtaggCTACAGTAAGCTAaacatgaagctacagccaacagacagttagcttagcttagcataaagacttgaaacagggggaaacagctagacTCTCTCCATACAGAGGTAAACCGCAAGATATAACGGGTTGATTCGTGAGATACAGAGGTACTATTTTGTTttgcctttggacagagccaggctgtttcctcttgtttccagttaagctaagctaagctggaTGTAGCTTTTGTGTACAGATACGAGAGTGGCATCATTCTTCTTGTCTAAATCTCTGCAAGTAAACATGTCCCAAaagtgtcaaactattcctttagttctttaaaaaaaacgtggTAAGAAATTTCCACATATTTGAAATGCAAAATTGCAAAATTGCAACGTAGTACACTACGTACTCTGTCTCTATGATGCCATTTGTGGCTGAAGGGATACTGGGCTGTAACTGAACTGGTACAGGACCAAttcaacacacaggaacacataaGTAATAGTCGCTTATGGTTCAACTTCTCATATTCAAAATTTGTTTAttaggataaaccccttgagatatatcatctcattttcgagggggtcccaacatataacacaatcattacataacaacagaggagtgaaagaaaataaaattcaaataaaaatacaagtaGCAATACGTACATATACAAagcaaaatataaaacacaagtaGGGCTGAAGCTGGGTCTTCCTGCCATCTAGCAGTCTGATAAAATTGAACTCATCAGGAAGTGGGCACCATGAGAAACCCTCTACAATGAGCAGGCAGCAGCACAATCAATACTGATATTGATTATCACCAGTAGTTAGACTTTATATGGAGTGATAGAAGAGTATCCCCACGGTGTGTACCGTATTTGCTTGTCTGCAAAATACTTTTACAGAATAGATCCATTTTAAGATatattcctcttcctcttctctcctcagaAATGGGCATACCACATTTTGGAAATAATGTCCTTAAATATGCAttccttttttatatatttcaagTGGTAATACAAGTAAACATCAGTGAAACTTAAAATTCTAATATCCTAATCATGCTATAAATAATACATGCTGACAGTGTCATTTAAAAACCTAATTATCAGTACATTTCATTTGCTATTTCTGCCAAATGCCAAGTTTAGATGTGTCTGACCTGTGCTGCAGTGCCTTTACCAAGGTGCCTTTTCAATAAGAATAGAGCACAGATAATGTATGAATAAGAATGTATAGGCATAGTGCAGGCTGATATATGTTGCTGATATCTGATGCTTTTGTAAAAGCTGGGCCCAGTGGAGAAATATTGAGCCCTAACATACAGTAAGTAGATTGTGACCACAATAATGTGTCttgtattaaatgttttttttatgtattttggaTGGTTGAGCGATACCAtgaattaaaataatattttaaaccAGAGGAGTGTTGATGTATATTGTAATATGTACTCTAACAAGGAGACTGTTTTACATTAATGTAGTcactcacattcacacctgAGATGTCTGGTGAAGCTACATCAATTCATGTATTGACAGATCCtttattaaagtaaaagtaccaatacaacaatgtaaaaatactccattttATGTCAAAATCCCAcaatcaaaattattttaaaagtggTATAGAAGTATAATcgcaaaatgtaattaaagtatcaaaagtagaTGTACTCACTGTGCAGACTGTGACTGATATGTAGAATATTACATTATTTGTAATACTAACGCAGCAATGTGCAtgtagcattttactgttgtagctgatCGAGGTGGATCTACTTGTAACTCACAGTTAGGTAGGTTAGTCTGTCTCTCTAAAGGGTCAcaataaatctgaggggtcgtgagatgattaatgagagagaaaagaagaaaaatatattcgtttttttttttttacttttctctatctttacttttttattggTGATGAGTCATAAGCCTGAAAAGTTAGAAACCACTGGTTTAAATTAtaggttcacattttttcaaataggGGACACATTCacagactttttttctgtgtgaaaatgtgttttaaagatCAGCAAAAGCTAATATGTGCTTCATTAACAACAAGGAAAACCCTGTCGAGGAAACCTGGTACTAAACAGACTAATGTTAGAAGTAGTCATTTTCAAACAGAAGGAGGACTGTGGAATCTGCCCCAATTTCTTCTAACAAAGTTAGAAAGGGATCTCTGAGACGGCCGGTATGAACAGGAGAATCTATTACAGAGACCAAAACCTTCTCATTGTCAACATTCTACACTCAGTGGCCACTTTTTAAGGTATACTTTTCTAATACAACACAGCAATCTAATACAACTGGTCTGCCATAAAGTCTCTTAATGATGCCTATAATGTTAGCTTCTGTTGACACTAATTAGAAACATCTTTCAATATGTGACTGCTTTATAATCAGGTAGACTTTGACATGTGTTATGATTGTAAGATGATCATGTTGTTGatgttaaatatgaatgtgaaaAGTTACTAGTAACTAGAAGAgtacaatatttaaaatgtagtgatataaagtagcataaaacacaaaaattgtagttacagtaaagtacagtagtaggctacttcagtaaatgtactGCTCTAAGGTAACCTGGCAGTGCTTGGTACCATATagggccaaggaccccttagctaaaAGAGGAGAAGATCTAGGGACCCCtactacatttactgtatattttctgTATAGAATGAAGttgcacaaaaaataaaatggcagtGAATCCTaaagcttaactgtatggctaccataTAGGCACAGTAAGCTTATATTCAAATAACATAAttaattaaatcattttaaataacattttctttcacaaataGACCAATTGGTCTTTGCTATTAAAAtatatgttaatgtatattttttagaCATAtattaatttttgaaaaattatTTTGTAAACATAATTTGGCGGCtcccctgcactaactctggggaccccctaggggtcacggaccTCCTGTAGAATATCTCTGATATAGGgatacatgaatacattacgTTAGGCCTACATGTTAAGAATGTAAAACCCACattaaataatgataatattaGTACATTTAGTGAAGTTATCAATATCATTCTTATCTTCATGTAATGCTGTATATGTTTTACATATTGTGTATTTGTCTTCATATTGTGTAGgctattaatattttaatattttacagaATGTCTAGGCCTATCAGACAGATACATTGTGGTTATAACGAGGCAGAGATCAGAGGCTTAGAGCGCCCTCTGTTGTCCaaatatttacctgacagatttttttctctttcctaaTTTCCGATTATTCCTCATTTCCTCCGGCAGGGGACCGAGCAGAGAAAAtctggagaaaagaaaaaagaaatccagagaTCTGAGTCAGCAGCAGCGGCTCCAGTCTGCTTCTTCCCACTTCCGTGGGTCCATTTCAGCTCTGATCGCCATCAAAGCAACACTTTAATGCTTAGCAATGAACACACATGGGTCTCCATCTTCCAATGAGAAGCTTCCGTGGAAGGAATGAAAACGAGCCCAgacacagaagagagagagagagagagagagaagagtctGTCTCGATAAGGTAACTCCTTCTGCAGCTCAAACACGCTGTTTTTGGTGTGCAGAAGTTCAATGTAGTCATCTATGTGTAACCTTTACTCATATCTTTCTTAACGTGTTACTTTACAGAGATAATAAGAGACTTAGCTTGGTGTTTGAGTGTAAAATAGAGTTGAAAAGTGTTAGTTGTATGGTGGACCAAACCaaactcttcttcttctccttctttcccAGACGCTTTGATGAACAAGAGGATTAAAACAGATCGCCACAGTAAGTGGATCAACACTGATCCCAGATGTCTGGTCGACTCTGCATGCGGTCATGTTCCTACACAATGGATAACCATAGTTTCTCTCATTACTGTGTACTGTTTGACCGGCCGCCAGCTGTCGATTTATTTCCAGACAGGAGGCAGACGTGTGTGCAGTTTCTACATTTGTAGGGTGTTATCTTCGCAGTAcaaattgtaaatgaatgaaggGACATGGACGTTTCAAATACAGTTTGAATGGTAAAAATCCACTTAGCCACTGTCCTGCCCGCAAATTAGGTTCCAAGGAGTATACTAACGTCAGTAGGCTATGAGATGTAGCTGCAGCTATCTGTTGACTGGTTCCAAATAGTCTGTTTTGTTGAACGAAAACCCCAAAGATGTTCAGATTGAttgacatttaaaattaaatttagTGATTAATCTCTCTTTTATGATTACTCTTTCtttgaaaaactaaaaaaacattcactgtTTACTTTTACTCAAAATGTGAGGAGTTGCAGATTTTTCTATCATTTTAAGGTTAATATCTTTTGGATTATTCGAGTcatttgaagatgtcatcttgggctcttAATCATTAAAAATAGTTGTTTAGTTGGAGCCCTAGTATTGttctccaaaacccaaagatactcAATTTACAATCACAAATAATGATATAAAACTGAAA
It contains:
- the tlcd1 gene encoding TLC domain-containing protein 1, with product MEALFPVLKSHPGPSVLVFSLMFRVIHRLLQRLPVPKVVRQDDLSTWKWKNLSVSVVHSLLTGTWALTCVVLWPEMLSNIHSYNTPLSYLLVCISTGYFVQDAGDIILTGHAKASWEFLVHHVVVISCFLYSLYTELYVAGAVLALFVEVNSVTLHLRLLMKLAGAQFSSMYRINKLVNILTYITFRMGTQAYLTWYLIHNYTWLTNGLFFLISMIVMDIMILIYFYRLLRADFLPRSKKSVGHNGTYNNNSKKFPCD